CGACGTGTCCGAACTGTACGAGGAGCACCGGGCTTGAGCCGTCCCTTCGTCATCCGGGACGTGACGGATCCCTGGGAGATGCGGGCGCTGGAGGACGTGCAGGTGCGGGCCTGGGGCTACCCCGACCGCGAGATATTGCCCGCGACCATGCTCCGCATCGGGGCGCACACGGGGGCGGTGGTGCTGGGGGCGTATCCGGCGGACGAACCCTCTCCCCGCCCCTTCGGCCTCGCCTACGGGTTCCCGGCGTGGCGAGACGGGCGGGTGTGGCACCATTCGCACCTCCTCGCGCTGGACCCCGAGTGGCGGGGCAGTGGGGCCGCCGTCGCCCTGAAGCTCGCGCAGCGGGAGCGGGCGCTGGCGCAGGGGCTGACGCGCATGACGTGGACCTTCGACCCCCTCCTGGCGCGCAACGCCCGCCTCAACCTGGGCAAGCTGGGCGCGCGGGCCGTGAGCTACCACCCCGACTGGTACGCGCTGGGCGGGAGCCGCGAGACCGCCTTCCCCGCCGACCGCCTAATGATCGAGTGGGACCTGACCGCGCCGCACACCGAACGTCCCGCCCCGCCACCACAAGGAGAAACGGCATTGGAGGCAGAGACGGACGGTGGGCCGGGTCGCCCGTGTCTGGAGTTGACTGGGGATCAACTTCTCGCGGAGGTTCCCATTCAGACCGACACTCTCCCCGAAGCCGCCCGCCTCGCCTGGAGACACGCCCTGCGCGACGTGCTCGGAACGTACTTGGAGCGGGGGTACACCGTGACTGACCTCGCCCGGCAGGGGGAGCGGGCGTTCTACGTGCTGACGGAGGAGAACAAATAAAAGCGAGGGAACGTGTCACCAACCACGTCCACTCCTCTCACTTATTTTGAAAGTCAGCGGGGCAGCCCCACTCACCACTTCTTACTCACCACTCACCCTCAGTACGCCACGTTGTACTGCGCCGTATCGCTCACCCAGTCCTGCTGGGACGGGACGGGCTGGGTGGGGGTGGGCGTCACCGGGTTGACGACGATGCTCAGGGCCTGGGCGAGCCGCTGGGGGGAGTTGGCGGTGGGCTTGACCGTGGCGAAGGGCTGCCCGGTCTGGAAGGAGCTGATCTCCGAGAGGTTGAGCGCGCGGCGGCTGGCGACGACGAGGACCTTGTTCACGCCGTAGGGTCCGGCCACGTCGAAGGTGAAGGAGTCGTTCACCGCCGGGAAGGTGCGGACCTCGCCCCTGCGAACGAAGTTGGTGCCGCCGAGGCGGTTGGGGAGAATCTGGTCCACGCTGCCGTCGGGGTTGACGTTGAACAGGTAGACGTAGGCGTCCTCGTTGGTCTGCACGGAGAGCCGGATGCGGTCGCCGACCCGGTAGTTCGGGGTCATGCTGCCGCTGGGGTCGCGGTCCACCCACACGCGCACCGAGAGGCTCGTCTGCACGGGGTTCACGATGATGCTCTGGGTGCTGAGGCGGGGCGCGGCCAGGGCCGGGGCGACGAGGGGCAGCGCGGCGGCGGTCAGCAGGGTCAGGATGGCGAACTTCTTCATGGGATTCCTCCGGCGTGGGAAGCCGCGTCTCCAGAGCCGTTCTGGACGCTGGGTCTCGGCGGCTTGACTGGCCTCACCGTATCCGGGGCCGCCTGATTTCGGGTGAAGCCCGCCTGACTGGACGTGAGGCGGAGTGAACTTCGCCTCATCTGCGAGACGCTTTCCCATCAGCTGGACGCTTTAAGAAGCCCCCTCCACCGTGACCCGCCGCCGCAAAAAGAAAACCCCCGTGCTGGACGGGAGTTCTGCCTGGCTGGGGCACAAGGATTCGAACCTTGACTAACAGTTCCAAAGACTGCTGTGCTGCCATTACACAATGCCCCAAAGGGTCGCCTGCTCACAGGCGGAATGGAGTATAGCCGCGTCCGCACGGGGGGGTCAACCGCTGGCCCCGGCCCCCACGGTGGGCTTCTCGATCACTGTCAACCCCGCAAACTTGAGGAGCAGGCGTTTCTGACCGACGCCGGGGAAATAGGCCAGCACCTCGCGGCGCTCGCCCTGGCCGAAGCCCTGGAGGAGCACGCCCTCGCCGAACTTGGCGTGGCGCACCCGCAGGGGACTCGTCGTGCTCACGGCCCGCTGAATCTCGCGGCTGGGAATGCCGAGGCGGGCGCTGACCTCGGGAAGCGAGAGGCCCTGGAGGTCGAGCAGCTCGCGCGCCTGGAGCGGCCACGCGGGTGGCAGGGCGGGAATCTCGGGCAGGGTAGCGGCGTCGGGTTCCAGCTCGGCGGCGGGCTGAACTCCCAGCAGCGTTTGCAGGAAGGCGCGGGTCGCATGCTTGTCGGTGGGACGCCGCTCCCCACTTGCCAGGAAGGGCGCGTAGCAGCGGCTCACGGCGATGCACTCGTAGCAGCCGTGCGCCTCCTTGCAGCACGTCCTGGCGGTGAGGTCGAGGGCACGGCCCAGCAGGTCGTCCAGATTCTCGAAGGCGCGGCGCGACACCCCGAGGCCCCCCAGCCAGTCGTCGTACAGGAAGAAGTAGTTGTCGCGGCCTTCGCGGAAGGCCCCGGCGAGGTCGTTCTCGTCGCAGGCGACGCGCTCGGGCGTGACCTTTTGCAGCAGGTGCTTGAGGGTGTGCGCGACCGCCGTGGGGTATTCGGTGGCGCGGGCATCCACCCCGATCTCCAGCGCGGAGGTGCGAAAGGGCGGCAGTTCGAGGGGATCGTCGTACAGGTGCTCGGAGAGCTTGTGGTCCTGCATCCGGTCCTGAATGCGGCTGCCGCAGGTCCGGCACGCCCGCTCGGTGGGGTCGGGTTCGCGGTCGCAGCCGGTGCAGACGCGCTCGAAGACCTGCCGCATCATCATGAAGCCGGTGTAGCGGCGGCGGATCGTCACCTCGCCGTGGCGGTAGGCAAGGGCACCCCGCCGCACCCACTCGCCCATGCGGGTCGGGCTGACCTCGATGGCGTACAGCCCGCGTGTGAAGAGGTTGGCCGCGTCGAAGCGTTGCGCCAGGATCGCCGTGCCCGCCGGGTGCTCCTGCCAGCGCGTCACCTTGTACCCCTGCCCGTCGAGCGTGAAGACGGCCCCCTCGTGCTTCTCGGTGAGCGCGTAGTGCTGGCTGGGCGACTCCAGCGGGGTGTCGAAGGCACGCAGGCCCTTCGTCTCCCAGTCGGCCTCCTCCACGACGGCGAACTTGGCGCTGCCCTCGCCGCGCAGGTTCCAGTATTTCGGGGACGGCCCCACCTCCGCCGGGAGGCCCGCCGCCCTGAACTCCTCGTTCGCCCGCCCCCGGTGCCGGGGTGAGAGGTAGGGATTGTTCGCCTCCACCACGGCCTTCTCGATGGGTCCGGTGACGAGTTCGCGGAAGTTGCCCGCGTTGGAGTAGAAGGCGTCCACGGGCTGTGGCACGCCCTGTTCGTTGAGGGCGGGAAGGTACAGCACCAGCCCCGGCGCGATCCGTCCGGCCCGGCCCGCCATCTGCCGGAAGGCCATGCGCGACCCCGGATAGCCGTCGATGATGACCACTTCCAGGTCGCCGATGTCCACCCCGGCCTCCAGCGCGTTCGTGGCGAACATCACCCCGCTTCCCGCCCGGCGGAACTCGGTGAGGCGGCCCTCGCGGTCGGAGGTTCCGGCCATGTAGAGGTGGGTGTGCCGCGCGGAGAGCGGTTGCGCCCGGTAGGTCGAGTACAGCCGCGCGGCCCGCGAACGGCCCCGGAAAAAGGCGAGAACCTTGAGGTTGTGCGTCACGCTGGCGCTCACCACCGCGTCCCAGAAGCGGCGGGGCTGTCCCCGGTGGTCGGCGAGGTAGTAGCGTTTGCCGTGCCGCGCCGCGCCCGACTCGCCCACCTGCACGGCGTCCACCCCGGTCAGCTCGCGGGCGAACTCGGCGGGGTTGCCGATGGTGGCGGTGCTGAGGACGACCTGCGGCCTCGCCCCCAGCGCCCGCGCGAGGTCGAGCAGGCGGCGCAGCATTCCGGCGACCTCGCTGCCGAAGCCGCCCCGGTAGGTGTGCGCCTCGTCCAGCACGATGAAGGAGAGGTGCGACAGAAACTCGCGCACGCGCGGCTGCGTCAACGACCAGTGGAGCTTGTCGGGGGTGGCCGTGACCATCCGCACGTCCTCCCGGAACACTTCGTTCGGCTGGGCACCACCCTGGAACGCGCCGATCTCCCAGCCGAAGCCGCCGCGTTCCCGGAAGGCCGCGAGCTTGTCGCGCTGGTCCTGCCCGAGTGCCACGAGGGGGTAGACGAAGAGCGCGGTCGCCCGTGGGTCCCGCTCCAGCCGCTCGAACACCGCCGGGAAGAACGCGCCCGTCTTGCCGCTCGCCGTCGGCGTCGTGACGATCACGTGTTTGCCGTCCCGCATCAGGCGGTACGTCTCCGCCTGATGGCTGAAGACCTCCGGAAAGCCGAAGCCGCGCGAGACCGCCTCCGACCAGCCGAGGTCCACCGCGTTCAGAGTGTGGGCGGGGGCCGCCTCTTCCTCGTGGAGCAGGGCCGTGCCGCCGCCGAGGATGTCCCGCAGGAACGCCTCCAGGCGGGCGTAGGGGGAGCGGGCGGGCCACACGCTCTTCAGTGTAGGGCGGAGGGGGAAAAGGGTGTGGGGAATGGGGTCACGGTCGGGGGGTATTGGGGGAGGGTGGTGAAGGGGCGGGGCGTCTTGCTTCGGTTTGCCCCCTCCCCCCAGAGGGGGCTGGGGGAGTGGCGCTGCGCTGGGCAAAGGGCCTGTGAACCGCGTATGTGATCGGATTCTCAGCGTGGCAAGGTTTGATCTTGGTGTGCTCTGTTTGGAAGGCCCACCCAGGAAGCTCCGCGAGCAAGGCGTGGTGGTGGCGTGGGCCGTCGGCTCAAAGGTGAGGAGTGGGCGGCGAGAGTGAGGGTTTTTTGGAGGGCGAAGACTGACGTGCTGTGACTTCCCCCCGTCCCCGCCGATAGCCTCAACCTTCGTCCTCAACGCGGAGGAGGAACGTTCTCCCCCGCCCTTCGCTCACGGCACG
This genomic stretch from Deinococcus sp. YIM 134068 harbors:
- a CDS encoding acyl-CoA acyltransferase, with the protein product MRALEDVQVRAWGYPDREILPATMLRIGAHTGAVVLGAYPADEPSPRPFGLAYGFPAWRDGRVWHHSHLLALDPEWRGSGAAVALKLAQRERALAQGLTRMTWTFDPLLARNARLNLGKLGARAVSYHPDWYALGGSRETAFPADRLMIEWDLTAPHTERPAPPPQGETALEAETDGGPGRPCLELTGDQLLAEVPIQTDTLPEAARLAWRHALRDVLGTYLERGYTVTDLARQGERAFYVLTEENK
- a CDS encoding DUF4384 domain-containing protein — its product is MKKFAILTLLTAAALPLVAPALAAPRLSTQSIIVNPVQTSLSVRVWVDRDPSGSMTPNYRVGDRIRLSVQTNEDAYVYLFNVNPDGSVDQILPNRLGGTNFVRRGEVRTFPAVNDSFTFDVAGPYGVNKVLVVASRRALNLSEISSFQTGQPFATVKPTANSPQRLAQALSIVVNPVTPTPTQPVPSQQDWVSDTAQYNVAY
- a CDS encoding DEAD/DEAH box helicase is translated as MWPARSPYARLEAFLRDILGGGTALLHEEEAAPAHTLNAVDLGWSEAVSRGFGFPEVFSHQAETYRLMRDGKHVIVTTPTASGKTGAFFPAVFERLERDPRATALFVYPLVALGQDQRDKLAAFRERGGFGWEIGAFQGGAQPNEVFREDVRMVTATPDKLHWSLTQPRVREFLSHLSFIVLDEAHTYRGGFGSEVAGMLRRLLDLARALGARPQVVLSTATIGNPAEFARELTGVDAVQVGESGAARHGKRYYLADHRGQPRRFWDAVVSASVTHNLKVLAFFRGRSRAARLYSTYRAQPLSARHTHLYMAGTSDREGRLTEFRRAGSGVMFATNALEAGVDIGDLEVVIIDGYPGSRMAFRQMAGRAGRIAPGLVLYLPALNEQGVPQPVDAFYSNAGNFRELVTGPIEKAVVEANNPYLSPRHRGRANEEFRAAGLPAEVGPSPKYWNLRGEGSAKFAVVEEADWETKGLRAFDTPLESPSQHYALTEKHEGAVFTLDGQGYKVTRWQEHPAGTAILAQRFDAANLFTRGLYAIEVSPTRMGEWVRRGALAYRHGEVTIRRRYTGFMMMRQVFERVCTGCDREPDPTERACRTCGSRIQDRMQDHKLSEHLYDDPLELPPFRTSALEIGVDARATEYPTAVAHTLKHLLQKVTPERVACDENDLAGAFREGRDNYFFLYDDWLGGLGVSRRAFENLDDLLGRALDLTARTCCKEAHGCYECIAVSRCYAPFLASGERRPTDKHATRAFLQTLLGVQPAAELEPDAATLPEIPALPPAWPLQARELLDLQGLSLPEVSARLGIPSREIQRAVSTTSPLRVRHAKFGEGVLLQGFGQGERREVLAYFPGVGQKRLLLKFAGLTVIEKPTVGAGASG